One window from the genome of Alosa alosa isolate M-15738 ecotype Scorff River chromosome 15, AALO_Geno_1.1, whole genome shotgun sequence encodes:
- the chm gene encoding rab proteins geranylgeranyltransferase component A 1, protein MASDNLPSEFDVVILGTGLTESIIASACSRVGQKVLHIDRRNYYSSKWAGFNFNSLLSWIEEHKAQQGAQSKDDWAEWRNKLVDGEEALLISADDSFIANLEVFCYASLEAEEEEKEEVAEAAPSFAEPEEGTKGEGEGSLDVIQETAATGETQHTPVDGVQEEGVSQDASQEDEAEEKKDQQEDSTASPVKEVKKKITYAHLVKEGRRFNIDLVSKMIYSRGSLVDLLIQSKVSRYTEFKIVTRILTYRSGRVEQVPCSRADVFASKQLTMVEKRMLMKFLTFCLDFEQHPEEYKEASDQLFWEFLQTKKLTENLQHFVLYSIAMVTKEARTEDGLKATQHFLRCLGRYGNTPFLFPLYGLGEIPQCFCRMSAVFGGIYCLRHSVQCLVVDKETNSCKAVIDTQGQRISCTHFVVEDGFVREQWKSTDERYISRAVLITDRSVLPADSEQQISLLTVPPLKQGGSAVHMVELCSSSMTCMPGTFLVHLTCSSKGTAQEDLEPLVSKMFYVPPSPGEELAEGDERSGQPTVLWALYFNMLDTSRMDGSSSNSGFDLPSNVHVCIGPDVTLGCDFSIKLAEKIFRQLLPDEEFCPPAPDPEDIIYEGEAPQGEGSGFEQETPKTEGSSLQSEGEGLESQSEIEKEAGEMETPAQKAPEEVLKEDTSPSEE, encoded by the coding sequence ATGGCATCCGACAACCTTCCATCTGAGTTTGATGTTGTCATACTTGGCACGGGCCTCACAGAGTCTATCATAGCATCAGCCTGTTCCAGGGTGGGGCAGAAGGTGCTGCACATTGACCGGCGGAACTACTATTCAAGCAAATGGGCTGGCTTCAACTTCAACAGCCTGCTGTCCTGGATTGAGGAGCACAAGGCTCAGCAGGGAGCCCAGAGCAAAGATGACTGGGCAGAGTGGAGGAATAAACTGGTTGACGGGGAGGAGGCTTTGCTCATCAGTGCTGATGACTCTTTCATCGCCAACCTAGAGGTTTTCTGTTATGCCAGTTTAGAGGCtgaagaggaggaaaaggaagaaGTGGCTGAAGCAGCACCTTCATTTGCAGAACCTGAAGAGGGAacaaagggggagggggaaggcaGTCTTGATGTCATACAGGAAACCGCAGCCACCGGTGAAACTCAACACACCCCAGTAGATGGTGTTCAAGAGGAAGGAGTCTCTCAAGATGCCAGCCAAGAAGATGAGGCGGAGGAAAAGAAAGACCAACAAGAGGACTCCACAGCAAGTCCAGTTAAGGAGGTGAAGAAGAAAATCACCTACGCTCATCTAGTGAAAGAAGGACGCAGGTTCAACATTGACCTGGTGTCTAAGATGATCTACTCTCGCGGCAGCCTGGTCGATCTCCTGATCCAGTCCAAAGTCAGCCGCTACACCGAGTTCAAAATCGTCACCCGCATCTTGACCTACCGCAGCGGCAGGGTGGAACAGGTGCCGTGTTCACGGGCTGATGTGTTCGCTAGCAAGCAGCTGACTATGGTGGAGAAGCGCATGCTGATGAAGTTCCTCACCTTCTGCCTGGACTTCGAGCAGCATCCAGAAGAGTATAAAGAGGCGTCTGACCAGCTGTTCTGGGAGTTCCTCCAAACCAAGAAGCTCACGGAGAACCTCCAACATTTCGTCCTCTACTCTATCGCCATGGTGACGAAGGAGGCGCGTACTGAGGATGGCCTCAAGGCCACACAGCACTTCCTGCGCTGCCTGGGTCGCTACGGCAACACGCCCTTCCTGTTCCCCTTGTATGGTCTAGGTGAGATACCACAGTGCTTTTGTAGGATGAGTGCCGTGTTCGGAGGGATCTACTGCCTGCGCCACTCCGTCCAGTGTTTGGTAGTGGATAAGGAAACAAACAGCTGCAAAGCTGTTATCGACACGCAAGGCCAGCGAATCAGCTGCACCCATTTTGTGGTGGAGGACGGCTTTGTGAGAGAACAGTGGAAGAGCACGGATGAGAGGTACATCTCCAGGGCAGTCCTCATCACTGACCGGTCGGTGCTGCCAGCTGATTCTGAGCAACAGATCTCCCTGTTGACGGTTCCTCCTCTAAAACAGGGCGGCTCAGCAGTCCACATGGTCGagctctgctcctcctccatgACCTGCATGCCCGGTACCTTCCTGGTGCATCTCACCTGCTCCTCCAAAGGAACCGCCCAGGAGGACCTAGAGCCCCTCGTTTCCAAAATGTTCTACGTGCCCCCCAGCCCCGGCGAGGAACTTGCAGAGGGCGATGAGAGGAGTGGCCAGCCAACAGTTTTGTGGGCATTGTACTTCAACATGCTGGACACCTCCAGGATGGACGGCAGCAGCAGTAACAGCGGCTTTGATTTGCCCAGCAACGTGCATGTCTGCATTGGCCCCGATGTGACCCTAGGGTGCGACTTCTCCATCAAGCTGGCTGAGAAGATTTTCCGCCAGCTTCTGCCAGACGAGGAGTTCTGCCCACCTGCCCCCGACCCAGAGGACATCATATATGAGGGCGAAGCACCCCAGGGGGAAGGCTCGGGATTCGAACAGGAGACTCCCAAGACCGAGGGCTCCAGTCTCCAAAGTGAAGGTGAGGGCTTGGAGAGCCAGTCAGAGATTGAGAAAGAGGCAGGAGAAATGGAGACTCCTGCCCAGAAAGCCCCTGAAGAAGTCCTGAAAGAGGACACCTCCCCATCTGAAGAGTAG